DNA from Syntrophobacterales bacterium:
CGGCAGGGCGCAAAGCTGGATGCCGTAGCCGGTAAACATGATAAACCAGTAGCTTTTCGTTTTATCGACCAGAACGCCGGAAAAAAATCGCAACCCGTAACCGAGGAATTCACCCAGCCCGGCGGCCAGGGAAAGGGCAAAGGCACTTGCCCCCAGCAGGTTGATATACTGGCCGGACAGACTGCGGCCGCCTTCATAGTTCATGTCGGCAAAGAGACTCACCACCCCCAGCATGACGATAAACATGACCGCTTGAGAACGACTCGGGGCTGCTTGATTCGCTGGAGGGACATTAAGCTTCTTGGTCATAAAGGGCCTCCTTTTGGCGACGGGAGTTTATGAAGTAGCTCAGGGCATGTCAAGACATTTTGCCGGGAAAGTTTCCCGCAAATGAGGTAATTGCAAAACTCCCCATTCTTGTCATTCCCGCAACGATTCTGAGCGGGAATCTGGTTCTAACTGCTTGAAAAACCATATTCCCGATAGAGACATTATGGACATTAAGCTGCGCTTTCGGGAATGACAAATGGTTTTGCAATTGCCTCGACTGAAAAGGTGTTGGGGTCATTGATTCGTTCTTTGCGCAGTCCTAACAGACTACAGTCTAAACAACCTGAGCAGTTACAATCAATGTTGATATTGCAGGCTTTGGCGAAGAGCAACGCCAGCTCGAGCGTTGGGAGGACGCATTATGCCGGCGCTGGAGCTTGATTGGCGGTGAATATCCCCTCCATTTTACCGGTGCGGAAATATCCGTAAATTTTTCTTGACAGGGATATGCAAAAAGCTTAGTGCGCCGCACAAGGATAGTCGCTGTATCGTTTTGATATTTACCGATAAATGAACGAAGGATGGGGATCGGGCAACACTTCCCGGTGCGAAACAAAAAGGACCCTTTACAAGGCAAAAATACAGGAGGCTTAAAAAATGGAAGACGAGTCACTTTTAGAAGAAGATGCGGAACCTCCAGGCAACCGCACCGAACATCACAGGCAAACGGTCAGAAGCAAAGACCTTTCTATAAACGCCCCGTTGGCCCCTTTCTTGCGGGGTATCCCGGCGCCGCTTGCTTTTGCGGAGGGAAACAGCAGACAAAGGGCCTTCCGCAGGCATTTTTTCCCCCACACAACCAAACAAGAGTGGAATGACTGGCACTGGCAGTTGCGCAACCGCTTCCGCGACGTAAAATCGCTGGAGAAGATGCTTCTTCTGTCCGACGACGAGCGTCAGGCGTTTAGCGGCATTTCCGCCTCTTTACCGCTTGCGATAACACCGTATTACCTGAGCCTAATCGATCCAATTGACCCTCTGCAGCCTTTGCGCCGGACGGTCGTCCCTTCCGCCCGGGAGAATTTGCGAAGCGTCGGAGAGGAAGACGATCCGCTGCACGAGGATGCGACAAGCCCTGTACCGGGCATTGTCCACCGCTACCCCGACCGGGTTTTGTTTCTGGTTGCGAATGCTTGTTCAACCTACTGTCGCTACTGCACGCGCTCACGGATCGTCGGGCGCCGTGCAAACAGCAACTCCATTGACGCTCGCTGGCGGCAGGGGATCGCCTACATAGCCGCGCATCCAGAGATCAGGGATGTACTGCTGTCGGGCGGAGACCCGCTTACATTGGCCGATGAGCAGTTGGAATGGCTCTTGAGCAATCTGCGGCGGATACCCCATCTGGAAATAATCAGAATAGGCACCAAAATCCCGGCGGTTTTGCCGATGCGGATTACGCCGGCGCTGGTAAGGATGCTCAGGCGTTATCATCCGCTGTGGTTCAGCATCCACATGACCCATCCGGACGAGCTGACTCAGGATGCCGCAAGGGCTTGCGAGCGCCTCGCCGATGCGGGCATTCCATTGGGAAGCCAGACCGTGCTCCTGGCCGGGATAAATGACGATATTGAGACGATGAAAAAATTGTTTCAAGGCCTGCTCAAGCTGCGAGTCAAACCGTACTATCTATACCAGTGCGATCCTATTGTCGGTTCGTCCCATTTCCGGACGCCGGTTGCCAAGGGGCTTGAGATAATAAGGGGGCTGCGGGGATTTACCTCCGGCTACGCTGTTCCCGCCTACGTGATCGACGCCCCCGGAGGCGGCGGGAAGGTGCCGCTCCTCCCGGAATATGTCGCTGGTCGCGAAGACGGCTATCTTTTGCTGCGCAATTATGAGGGGCGCCTCTTTCGCTACCCGGATCATTGGGGCGACTTACCCGACTTGACGGCGCTGAAGCATTGAAGCAGGGCGGCAACTTTGCCGCAAATCACCATAAGCACGGCCTTTACTCCCGGATAAAGGGTTAAAACGGCATTAACAATTATAAAGGGCTGTTTTTAAATGAAAATCGGGATAACCTACGACCTGCGGGATGACTACCAAGCCGCGGGTTTTACGGACGAAGCAACGGCGGAGTTCGACAGTCCGGAGACGATCGCGGCGATCGAGGGGGCTCTGCGGGCCTTGGGCTTTGATACGGAGCCAATCGGCAACATCCGGATGCTTGCCCCGCGGCTGGTGGCCGGAGAGAGGTGGGATTTAGTCTTCAATATCGCCGAGGGGCTCCGGGGAGCCGGTCGGGAGGCGCAGATCCCCGCACTGCTCGAGGCTTGGGATATTCCCTTTGTCTTTTCCGATCCGCTTGTCTTGGCGCTGACGCTGCACAAAGGAATGACCAAGCACGTAATCCGCGACCTCGGGATTCCGACACCGGATTTCGCTGTTGTCGAAACCGGTGCGGATGCAGAGGCGCTGCAAATGGCATTTCCGCTCTTTGCCAAACCGGTCGCCGAAGGCACGGGCAAGGGGATCACCGCCGCCTCGAAAATCAGCGAACAGAAGCAGCTTGTGCGTGTCTGCTCGGGATTGCTGGCAAAATTCCAACAGCCCGTTCTCGTAGAGTCCTTTTTGCCGGGACGGGAATTTACAGTCGGCATTATCGGCACTGGCGTGAACGCGTACGTTCCCGCGGTGATGGAGGTGCTTTTTACTAAAAAGGCAAAACAGGATATCTACTCCTACGCAAACAAGGAAGCGTGGAAAGGGCGTATCGAATATCGCCCGGGTAAGGGTGAAATCGCCGCTGCCGCCGCAAACACGGCCCTTGCAGCCTGGCGCGGGTTAGGCTGTCGCGACGGCGGGCGGATTGACCTGCGCGCCGACGCCGACGGGGTTCCCAATTTCATCGAGGTAAATCCGCTCGCCGGACTGCGGCCAGGGCATTCGGATTTGCCGATTCTCTGCGACCTTGCCGGCGTTTCCTATCAGGAGTTGATATCCGGAATTGTTGACTCCGCGCTGAAGCGTCTGTGAGCAAGCAGATTTTCTCCTGTGTGAGCGCCGCAAGGGCAAGTCCCTTAAAAAAATAACGTAAATTCTTTTACTGGGCAGGGGCAGAAAAGGCCCCGGCTCTGCATCCGTCTGAAAATGACGTAAGGTGCCGAAAAAAGAGAGCTCCCAAGATGAAGATAGCGATAATGCACGGGGAAGTTGCAAAAGGGGCGGGTCCGGATGAACAGGATGGGCTCGCCGAGGTTGCGTTCGTCTCCGAAGTTCTGGCCCGGCTCGGGCACGAAACGGGCGCCGTTTCCGTCTCCCTGAACCTTGAAGAGTCCCTGCAGCAGCTGTCCAATGTCAGACCGGCGCTTGTCTTCAATCTGGTTGAGTCGCTCTCGGGCAAGGGCAGTCTGATCCATCTGGCTCCTTCTCTACTCGATGCATTGGGGATTCCCTATACCGGAGCGCGGACGGAGGCAATGTTTCTCACCTCCAATAAACTGCTCGCGAAGAGAACTCTTGCCGGCGCAGGCTTGCCGACGCCGCCCTGGGTTTCCAAAAGGGAAAAACCAAAAATGACGACAGGCCCAGGTATATGGATCGTCAAGTCGCTTTGGGAACACGCCTCGGTGGGCCTGGATGAGGAATCTGTGTTTTTCGCCGCGGAACAAACGAAGATTATCGAGGAGATGGCCGCCCGGAAAAAGAATCTGGGCGGGAGCTGGCTTGCCGAGCGATTCATCGAAGGCCGGGAGTTCAATGTGTCGCTGATAGCCGGAGATGATACAACACCAAAATTTAAAAGGGAAGACTCTGTGGGAGGCGCCGTCCCTCTTCCGGAACAAGGGAATCCGTTGGTTTTGCCGCCGGCGGAGATACGCTTTGATGGCTACCCGCCGGGCAAGGTGCGGGTTGTCGGCTACAGGGCAAAGTGGGAGGTGAAGTCGTTCGAGTATGCTGCAACGACGAGAAGCTTTGCCTTTCCTCCAAGCGACGCCCCGTTGCTGGCGCGCCTGAAGGAACTCGCGCTCGCATGCTGGCGGCTGTTTGAGCTGCGGGGCTACGCCCGTGTTGATTTCCGGGTGGACGCCGCTGGGCGCCCGTGGATTCTGGAGGTGAACGCCAATCCCTGTCTCTCGCCGGGCGCGGGATTTCTCGCAGCCGCGGCCCAAATCAACATGAGCCACGCCGAGGCGCTCTCGCGGATAATCAATGATGCAGCGTGAGTAATGTATGCGGGAAAAGAAAATCACATACCGCACTGAGCTGCGCCCACAAGACAGGGAAGCCGTCGGCCTGCTGATCTCGGCGACCGGATTTTTCTCGACCGAGGAGATCGACATCGCCGGGGAGCTTGTTGAGGAGCGACTTAAAAAAGGCGAAAGCAGCGGCTATTTTTTTCTTCTTGCCGAAGAGACAAACAATCTTGTCGGCTATGCCTGTTTCGGGCCGATCCCGGGGACCGTGCACAGCTTTG
Protein-coding regions in this window:
- a CDS encoding KamA family radical SAM protein; this translates as MEDESLLEEDAEPPGNRTEHHRQTVRSKDLSINAPLAPFLRGIPAPLAFAEGNSRQRAFRRHFFPHTTKQEWNDWHWQLRNRFRDVKSLEKMLLLSDDERQAFSGISASLPLAITPYYLSLIDPIDPLQPLRRTVVPSARENLRSVGEEDDPLHEDATSPVPGIVHRYPDRVLFLVANACSTYCRYCTRSRIVGRRANSNSIDARWRQGIAYIAAHPEIRDVLLSGGDPLTLADEQLEWLLSNLRRIPHLEIIRIGTKIPAVLPMRITPALVRMLRRYHPLWFSIHMTHPDELTQDAARACERLADAGIPLGSQTVLLAGINDDIETMKKLFQGLLKLRVKPYYLYQCDPIVGSSHFRTPVAKGLEIIRGLRGFTSGYAVPAYVIDAPGGGGKVPLLPEYVAGREDGYLLLRNYEGRLFRYPDHWGDLPDLTALKH
- a CDS encoding D-alanine--D-alanine ligase, producing the protein MKIGITYDLRDDYQAAGFTDEATAEFDSPETIAAIEGALRALGFDTEPIGNIRMLAPRLVAGERWDLVFNIAEGLRGAGREAQIPALLEAWDIPFVFSDPLVLALTLHKGMTKHVIRDLGIPTPDFAVVETGADAEALQMAFPLFAKPVAEGTGKGITAASKISEQKQLVRVCSGLLAKFQQPVLVESFLPGREFTVGIIGTGVNAYVPAVMEVLFTKKAKQDIYSYANKEAWKGRIEYRPGKGEIAAAAANTALAAWRGLGCRDGGRIDLRADADGVPNFIEVNPLAGLRPGHSDLPILCDLAGVSYQELISGIVDSALKRL
- a CDS encoding D-alanine--D-alanine ligase, with translation MKIAIMHGEVAKGAGPDEQDGLAEVAFVSEVLARLGHETGAVSVSLNLEESLQQLSNVRPALVFNLVESLSGKGSLIHLAPSLLDALGIPYTGARTEAMFLTSNKLLAKRTLAGAGLPTPPWVSKREKPKMTTGPGIWIVKSLWEHASVGLDEESVFFAAEQTKIIEEMAARKKNLGGSWLAERFIEGREFNVSLIAGDDTTPKFKREDSVGGAVPLPEQGNPLVLPPAEIRFDGYPPGKVRVVGYRAKWEVKSFEYAATTRSFAFPPSDAPLLARLKELALACWRLFELRGYARVDFRVDAAGRPWILEVNANPCLSPGAGFLAAAAQINMSHAEALSRIINDAA
- a CDS encoding GNAT family N-acetyltransferase, whose product is MREKKITYRTELRPQDREAVGLLISATGFFSTEEIDIAGELVEERLKKGESSGYFFLLAEETNNLVGYACFGPIPGTVHSFDLYWIAVHPSGQGRGIGRALLEAAEQVMAARGAQRIYVDTSSRPQYAPTRLFYTACGYREAAFLENFYAPQDGKIIFLKAF